In one window of Camelina sativa cultivar DH55 chromosome 15, Cs, whole genome shotgun sequence DNA:
- the LOC109129210 gene encoding uncharacterized protein LOC109129210: MAIFCFLVNQRKQVRGRKPAAGLCSRCGGGAVVADMRTSTRFCGVPFYRKAWKAIVCHFCGAVLKSYH, from the coding sequence ATGGCCATATTCTGTTTCCTTGTAAACCAGAGGAAGCAAGTCCGGGGGAGAAAGCCGGCGGCCGGGTTGTGTTCGAGATGCGGAGGTGGAGCAGTGGTTGCGGACATGAGAACCTCCACAAGATTCTGTGGGGTTCCATTTTACCGCAAAGCTTGGAAGGCTATCGTCTGTCATTTCTGCGGCGCTGTGCTCAAATCTTACCACTGA
- the LOC104747766 gene encoding putative cell wall protein — MASSLLTCAVTVVLLSLLLGSADKVSGLRHVPKSRKTTDVKHPDFLVTIEPKPTILIPGVGRLLLPPKCKKPFYPYNPVTGAPLTGGGIPSYNGGQGAGPRTQLPGGDDTLVPNPGYEAPTPTIGAGAGSNGQVPPVPLP; from the coding sequence ATGGCTTCTTCCCTTCTCACTTGTGCAGTTACTGTCGTGCTGTTAAGCCTATTGCTTGGATCTGCAGACAAGGTGAGTGGACTACGTCACGTTCCCAAGTCCCGTAAGACAACTGATGTCAAACACCCTGACTTTCTTGTCACCATTGAGCCCAAACCAACTATTCTCATCCCCGGTGTTGGAAGGTTATTGCTTCCTCCTAAATGTAAGAAGCCGTTCTACCCTTACAATCCTGTCACCGGAGCTCCCCTTACAGGTGGGGGAATCCCATCATATAATGGTGGACAAGGGGCCGGACCTCGCACCCAACTCCCTGGTGGCGATGATACGCTTGTCCCGAACCCCGGTTATGAAGCTCCAACCCCAACCATTGGAGCTGGAGCAGGAAGCAACGGCCAAGTTCCACCGGTGCCACTACCctga
- the LOC104747767 gene encoding lipoyl synthase, mitochondrial, whose amino-acid sequence MHSRSALLSRFLRPASRCFSSSSPVTATQSPKSLEALRARLANESPSLTDFIHGDTYSVEVGTKKKPLPKPKWMKESIPGGERYVQIKKKLRDLKLHTVCEEAKCPNLGECWSGGETGTATATIMILGDTCTRGCRFCNVKTSRTPPPPDPNEPNNVAQAIASWGVDYVVITSVDRDDLPDQGSGHFAETVQRLKVLKPEMLIEALVPDFRGDGGCVEKVSKSGLDVFAHNIETVEELQSFVRDHRANFKQSLDVLRMAKDHAPAGTLTKTSVMLGCGETPDQVVQTMEKVRAAGVDVMTFGQYMRPSKRHMPVAEYVTPEAFERYRLLGMEMGFRYVASGPMVRSSYKAGEYYIKSMIDADRVVSPSTTSL is encoded by the exons ATGCATTCTCGCTCCGCCCTACTCTCCCGATTCCTCCGTCCGGCGTCGAGAtgcttctcctcttcctctccgGTCACCGCAACGCAATCTCCCAAGAGCCTCGAGGCTCTTCGAGCTCGGCTGGCGAATGAGTCGCCTTCGCTTACCGATTTCATCCACGGCGATACCTATTCGGTGGAGGTCGGAACCAAGAAGAAGCCTCTCCCGAAACCTAAATGGATGAAGGAATCTATTCCCGGCGGCGAGAGGTATGTCCAGATCAAGAAGAAATTGAGAGACCTCAAGCTTCACACCGTCTGCGAGGAGGCTAAATGTCCCAACCTCGGCGAGTGTTGGTCTGGTGGCGAGACTGGAACCGCCACCGCCACGATCATGATCCTCGGGGACACATGTACACGCGGCTGCAG gttttgtaaTGTTAAGACATCGCGTACGCCTCCACCGCCTGATCCAAATGAACCGAACAATGTGGCTCAAGCAATTGCATCCTGGGGAGTTGATTATGTTGTGATCACCAGTGTAGATCGAGATGATTTACCTGATCAGGGGAGTGGCCATTTTGCTGAAACAGTGCAGAGATTGAAAGTCTTGAAGCCGGAGATGCTGATTGAAGCACTAG TTCCTGATTTCCGTGGAGATGGTGGATGTGTTGAAAAGGTTTCCAAGTCAGGGCTTGACGTCTTTGCCCACAACATTGAGACAGTTGAAGAGCTTCAGAGTTTTGTGCGGGATCATCGTGCTAACTTTAAGCAGTCGCTGGATGTGCTTAGGATGGCTAAGGACCATGCTCCTGCAGGCACCCTAACAAAAACTTCAGTAATGCTGGGATGTGGAGAGACCCCTGATCAAGTGGTCCAGACTATGGAGAAGGTGAGAGCAGCAGGGGTTGACGTTATGACATTTGGCCAATATATGCGACCGTCTAAGCGGCACATGCCTGTAGCTGAGTACGTGACACCAGAGGCCTTTGAGAGGTATCGTCTTCTTGGCATGGAAATG GGATTCAGGTACGTAGCATCTGGGCCAATGGTGAGGTCGTCGTACAAAGCAGGAGAGTACTACATAAAGTCGATGATAGACGCTGACCGAGTTGTTTCTCCTTCTACCACATCCCTTTAG
- the LOC104748887 gene encoding U-box domain-containing protein 17-like, whose protein sequence is CTCPKTGQMLMDSRIVPNRALKNLIVQWCTASGISYESEFTDSPNECFVSALPTKAAVEANKATVSILIKYLADGSEAAQTVAAREIRLLAKTGKENRAFIAEAGAIPHFCRLLKSENAIVQENSVTAMLNLSIYEKNKSRIMEEGDCLESIVSGLTVEAQENAAATLFSLSAVHEYKKRIAIVDQCVEALVSLLQNGTPRGKKDAVTALYNLSTHPDNCSRMIEGGGVSSLVGALKNEGVAEEAAGALALLVRQSLGAEAIGKEDSAVMGLMGMMRCVTPRGKENVVAALLELCRSGGAAVAEKVLRAPAIAGLLQTLLFTGTKRARRKAASLARVFQRLQVLKILKFGDIYEDEDMDRMMEQVLP, encoded by the coding sequence TGTACTTGTCCTAAAACAGGACAAATGCTTATGGATTCAAGGATTGTTCCTAACCGAGCTCTTAAGAATCTGATTGTTCAATGGTGTACAGCGAGTGGTATATCTTATGAGTCTGAGTTTACTGATTCTCCTAATGAGTGTTTTGTTTCTGCTCTTCCTACTAAAGCTGCTGTTGAAGCTAACAAAGCTACTGTATCGATTCTTATTAAGTATTTAGCAGATGGTTCTGAAGCAGCTCAGACTGTTGCGGCTAGGGAGATACGTCTTTTAGCTAAAACGGGGAAAGAGAACCGTGCGTTTATCGCGGAAGCAGGTGCGATACCGCACTTCTGCCGTCTTCTCAAGTCTGAAAACGCTATTGTGCAGGAGAATTCAGTGACTGCGATGTTGAATCTATCGATTTAtgagaagaacaagagtcgGATTATGGAGGAAGGTGATTGTTTGGAGTCTATAGTAAGTGGTCTCACAGTTGAAGCGCAAGAAAACGCAGCAGCTACATTGTTCAGTCTCTCTGCTGTACATGAGTATAAGAAACGTATAGCTATCGTTGATCAATGCGTTGAGGCGTTAGTGTCGCTGCTTCAGAACGGGACACCAAGAGGGAAGAAAGATGCGGTTACAGCGTTATATAACTTATCGACACATCCAGATAACTGCAGTAGGATGATTGAAGGAGGAGGTGTGTCTAGTCTCGTTGGAGCTCTCAAGAACGAAGGGGTAGCTGAGGAAGCAGCAGGAGCTTTGGCTTTGTTAGTAAGACAATCTCTTGGCGCTGAAGCTATAGGGAAAGAGGACTCCGCTGTGATGGGGCTCATGGGAATGATGAGATGCGTAACACCGAGAGGGAAAGAAAACGTGGTGGCTGCGTTGCTCGAACTTTGTAGGAGCGGTGGAGCTGCTGTAGCGGAGAAAGTGTTGAGAGCACCTGCCATTGCGGGGTTACTTCAAACGCTTTTGTTTACCGGGACGAAACGTGCTAGACGTAAAGCTGCATCGCTTGCTCGTGTTTTCCAGAGGCTGCAGGTCCTAAAGATATTGAAGTTTGGAGATATCTATGAAGATGAGGACATGGACAGAATGATGGAGCAAGTACTTCCTTGA
- the LOC104747768 gene encoding secretory carrier-associated membrane protein 1: protein MSRYQSPSFDDGEVNPFANPGTVPAATPKLSPLPPEPYDRGATVDIPLDSGKDLKAKEKQLREKEAELNRREQELKRKEDAIAQAGIVIEEKNWPPFFPLIHHDISNEIPIHLQRIQYVAFTSMLGLVVCLLWNIVAVTTAWIKGEGPTIWFLAIIYFISGVPGAYVMWYRPLYRAMRTDSALKFGWFFFTYLFHIGFCVFAAVAPPIIFKGKSLTGILPAIDVLSGNILVGIFYFIGFGFFCLESLVSIWVIQQVYMYFRGSGKAAEMKQEATRRAMMAAL, encoded by the exons ATGTCTCGCTACCAGTCTCCTTCCTTTGATGACGGCGAGGTTAATCCTTTTGCG AATCCTGGAACTGTTCCAGCCGCAACGCCAAAGCTTTCCCCTCTTCCCCCTGAGCCGTATGACCGCGGTGCCACAGTTGATATTCCTCTAGACTCTGGAAAG GATCTTAAAGCTAAAGAGAAGCAACTCCGGGAAAAGGAGGCTGAATTGAACCGGCGGGAGCAG GAACTCAAGCGGAAAGAAGATGCTATAGCACAGG CCGGAATTGTGATCGAAGAGAAAAACTGGCCGCCGTTTTTTCCTCTCATCCATCATGACATTTCAAATGAGATACCCATCCATCTGCAGAGAATCCAATATGTTGCTTTCACATCAATGCTGG GTCTTGTGGTGTGCCTGCTATGGAACATTGTTGCAGTTACCACCGCGTGGATTAAGGGAGAAG GTCCGACAATATGGTTTCTAGCTATTATCTATTTCATATCGGGGGTTCCTGGAGCTTATGTTATGTGGTATCGCCCTCTTTATCGTGCCATGAG GACTGATAGTGCTCTGAAGTTTGGGTGGTTTTTCTTCACGTATTTG TTTCACATAGGGTTTTGTGTGTTTGCGGCGGTGGCTCCTCCAATTATCTTCAAGGGAAAATCTCTGAC AGGAATATTGCCGGCTATCGACGTATTAAGTGGGAATATCTTGGTCGGG ATATTCTACTTCATTGGGTTTGGGTTCTTCTGTCTGGAGTCACTCGTGAGCATCTGGGTTATTCAG CAAGTGTACATGTACTTCAGGGGGAGCGGGAAAGCAGCAGAGATGAAGCAAGAGGCTACAAGACGAGCAATGATGGCAGCTCTCTGA